NNNNNNNNNNNNNNNNNNNNNATTGAAATTATGAGAGAAAAATTATGCCTGGGCAAATGAGAGAATTATTACTTCAAGCAACTAAATATCTCGAAAATAATAATATCCCTACCGCAAAAACTGATGCTGAAATCCTGTTGAGTAATTTAATCGCCGATAATCGAATTAACCTTTATTTGAATGATAAAATTCCCTTAACTAAAAATAAATTAGAGCGTTATCGGAAATTACTTAAGCGAAGGGCCTCTTATGAACCCATTGCCTATATCCTTTGCAAAAAAGAATTTATGAACTGGGAATTTATAGTCAATGAAAATGTTTTAATCCCAAGACCAGAAACAGAGATTTTAGTTGAAGAGATAATAAATATTGGGAAAAAACTTAAATCTCCTCCAGTCATTGTGGATATTGGCACAGGCAGTGGTGTAATAGCCATTAGCCTGGCACTGTCATTGAACGCAGTGGTTTACGCCCTGGATATTTCTTCATCAGCATTAAAAATAGCCCGAACGAATGCCCATAGACTAAAGGTCAAAGATAAAATTACCTTTTTAAAAGGAGACTTGCTCAACTCTTTGAAAAAGTTTAATTTAGACCAGAAGGTAGATTTTATCATTTCTAATCCACCTTATGTTTCAACTTCAGAACTAAAATCTCTTCCGATGGATGTCCGATTTGAACCAGAAATTGCTTTAGACGGCGGAAAAGATGGCATAAACTTTTATGATAAGATAATCAACGATTCTTTAAATTATTTAAAAGAAGGTGGCTGCTTAGGATTAGAGGTTGGATATGACCAGGCGGAGATAATAAGTGATAAAATCAGACAAACTGAAAAATTTAGCGAGATAAAGACAGTTAAAGATTATGCACAGATTAAAAGGGTAATCTTGGCAGTAAAGAAAAATACCCCCTCAGCCACAGATGGACACAGATAAAACACTGAAAATTCGTAATCCGTGTCCGTTTTCCGTGTCCGTAATTAGGCTGAAGGTTTTTCCTCCTTCTGCCTTCT
Above is a window of bacterium DNA encoding:
- the prmC gene encoding peptide chain release factor N(5)-glutamine methyltransferase, giving the protein MRELLLQATKYLENNNIPTAKTDAEILLSNLIADNRINLYLNDKIPLTKNKLERYRKLLKRRASYEPIAYILCKKEFMNWEFIVNENVLIPRPETEILVEEIINIGKKLKSPPVIVDIGTGSGVIAISLALSLNAVVYALDISSSALKIARTNAHRLKVKDKITFLKGDLLNSLKKFNLDQKVDFIISNPPYVSTSELKSLPMDVRFEPEIALDGGKDGINFYDKIINDSLNYLKEGGCLGLEVGYDQAEIISDKIRQTEKFSEIKTVKDYAQIKRVILAVKKNTPSATDGHR